From a region of the Colius striatus isolate bColStr4 chromosome 22, bColStr4.1.hap1, whole genome shotgun sequence genome:
- the LOC104561824 gene encoding olfactory receptor 14C36 — MSNSSSISQFLLLPFADRRELQLLHFGLFLGISLAALLANGLIISAVACDHRLHTPMYFFLLNLSVMDMGCISTTVPKAMANSLWDTRTISYLGCAAQVFLILFLLSAEYFLLTIMCYDRYVAICKPLHYGTLLGSRACVHMAAAAWGSGFLYSLLHTANTFSLPLCHGNAVGQFFCEIPQILKLSCSHTYLREVGLIIVSAYLFLVCFVFIVVSYVQIFRAVLRIPSEQGRHKAFSTCLPHLAVVSLFLSTVIFVYLKPPSISSPSLDLLLAVLYSVVPPVANPFIYSLRNQEIKDAFCKVAQRITFH, encoded by the coding sequence atgtccaacagcagctccatcagccagttcctgctcctgccctttgcagacaggcgggagctgcagctcctgcacttCGGGCTCttcctgggcatctccctggctgccctcctggccaacggcctCATCATCAGCGCCGTAGCCTGTGACCACCGCCTGCACACCCCCATGtacttcttcctcctcaaccTCTCTGTCATGGACATGGGCTGCATCTccaccactgtccccaaagccatGGCCAATTCCCTCTGGGACACCAGGAccatctcctacttgggatgtgctgcccaaGTCTTCCTGATTCTCTTTCTACTTTCAGCAGAGTATTTTCTTCTCACCATCATGTGCTACGACCGCTACGTTGCCATCTGCAAACCCCTGCACTACGGaaccctcctgggcagcagagcctgtgtgcacatggcagcagctgcctggggctctggctttctcTACTCTCTCCTGCACACAGCCAATACATTTTCGCTGCCCCTGTGCCACGGCAATGCTGTGGGACAGTTCTTCTGTGAAATCCCACAGATCCTCAAGCTCTCCTGCTCACACACCTACCTCAGGGAGGTTGGGCTGATCATAGTTAGTGCTTATTtatttttggtgtgttttgtgtTCATTGTGGTGTCCTATGTGCAGATCttcagggctgtgctgaggatCCCCTCTGAGCAGGGCCGGCACAAAGCCTTTTCCACGTGCCTCCCTCACCTGGCTGTGGTCTCCCTGTTTCTCAGCACAGTCATCTTTGTCTACCTGAAGcccccctccatctcctccccatccctggatCTGCTTTTGGCAGTTCTGTACTCGGTGGTGCCTCCAGTAGCAAATCCCTTCATCTACAGCCTGAGGAACCAGGAGATCAAGGATGCGTTTTGCAAGGTGGCCCAAAGGATCACATTTCACTGA
- the LOC104550277 gene encoding olfactory receptor 6E1, which yields MAPENDTAVTELILDGFSGLDERLQLFLSLLLLLIYLTTVLGNVTIILLVCVDRRLQTPMYLFISSLAFLEIWFTSSTSVKLLVMLGAGRRTISVSGCFAQSYFYCALGCTEFVLLVVTSFDRCVAICQPLRYAAIMQPQLCISLVAAAWLLGFTLLSYHLVLLYQLTFCGSNKIQHFFCDSSPLFKLSCSDTSLLWKIDSGFISFVLFSSLCFILAFYTCILLCILHLPAALERKKALTTCSSHLFTLATVYGSCIALYTHPSGDTSLDTSTMVALLNTVLYPFLNPFIYSFRNKAVIVALKEALAGAAIRLFS from the coding sequence ATGGCACCGGAAAATGACACTGCAGTTACTGAGTTGATCCTGGATGGTTTCTCAGGGCTTGATGAAAGGCTGCAgctgtttctctctctgctccttctgcTCATCTACCTGACAACAGTGCTGGGGAACGTCACCATCATTCTCCTGGTGTGTGTGGATCGCCGCCTGCAAACCCCCATGTACCTTTTCATCAGCAGCCTGGCCTTCCTGGAAATCTGGTTCACATCCTCCACAAGCGTCAAATTGCTTGTGATgctgggtgctggcaggagAACCATCTCAGTAAGTGGCTGCTTTGCCCAGTCCTATTTCTATTGTGCCCTGGGCTGCACAGAGTTTGTCCTACTTGTTGTCACGTCCTTCGACCGTTGTGTTGCCATCTGCCAACCTTTGCGCTACGCTGCCATCAtgcagcctcagctctgcaTCTCCCTGGTTGCTGCTGCTTGGCTCCTGGGCTTCACACTCCTGAGTTACCATCTGGTCCTCCTCTACCAGCTGACTTTCTGTGGCTCCAACAAGATCCAACATTTCTTCTGTGACAGCTCCCCCTTATTCAAACTGTCCTGCTCTGACACCAGCCTGCTTTGGAAAATAGACTCTGGTTTCATATCATTTGTCCTGTTCAGTTCCTTATGCTTCATTCTGGCCTTTTACACCTGCATCCTTTTGTGTATTCTACATCTTCCAGCAgccttggagaggaaaaaagctcTTACCACATGCTCTTCCCATCTCTTCACTTTAGCCACTGTATATGGGAGCTGCATAGCTCTCTACACACATCCCTCAGGAGATACGTCCTTGGACACCAGCACCATGGTAGCTCTGCTGAACACTGTCCTGTATCCATTCTTAAATCCCTTCATCTATAGTTTTAGAAACAAGGCTGTGATAGTGGCCCTGAAGGAAGCTCTTGCTGGGGCAGCAATCAGACTTTTCTCCTGA